A section of the Prevotella melaninogenica genome encodes:
- a CDS encoding thymidylate synthase, which translates to MQQYLNLLNRILTEGTQKGDRTGTGTLSIFGHQMRFDLRDGFPLLTTKKLHLKSIIYELLWFLRGDTNVRYLQEHGVRIWNEWADENGELGPVYGHQWRSWPDYKGGTIDQIKNVVDMIKHNPDSRRMMVTAWNPAEVDDMALPPCHCLFQFYVAEGRLSLQLYQRSADSFLGVPFNIASYALLLQMIAQVTGLEAGEFIHTTGDTHLYLNHLEQAKLQLTREPRTLPKMKINPDVKDIFDFKFEDFELTDYDPLPHIPGVVAV; encoded by the coding sequence ATGCAACAATATTTAAACCTCCTCAACCGCATCCTCACAGAAGGAACACAGAAAGGTGATAGAACCGGAACTGGAACTTTATCTATTTTTGGACATCAGATGCGCTTTGACTTGCGCGATGGTTTTCCACTATTGACAACTAAGAAGCTTCATTTGAAGAGTATTATTTATGAATTACTATGGTTCTTACGTGGTGATACGAATGTGCGTTACCTACAAGAGCATGGTGTAAGGATTTGGAATGAGTGGGCTGATGAGAATGGTGAACTTGGTCCAGTCTATGGGCATCAGTGGCGTTCATGGCCTGATTACAAGGGTGGTACTATTGATCAAATTAAGAATGTCGTGGATATGATTAAGCACAATCCAGACTCACGTCGTATGATGGTTACTGCATGGAACCCAGCAGAGGTGGATGATATGGCTCTCCCACCCTGCCACTGTCTTTTCCAATTCTATGTTGCAGAAGGTAGACTATCGCTCCAACTCTATCAGCGTTCAGCTGACAGCTTCCTCGGTGTACCTTTTAACATTGCGTCATACGCTCTCCTTTTGCAAATGATTGCACAGGTTACAGGACTCGAAGCAGGTGAATTTATTCATACTACAGGTGATACACATCTCTATTTAAATCATCTTGAGCAGGCTAAACTCCAACTTACTCGTGAACCACGTACACTGCCAAAAATGAAGATTAACCCAGATGTAAAGGATATCTTTGACTTTAAGTTTGAAGACTTTGAACTTACTGATTACGATCCCTTGCCACATATTCCAGGAGTAGTTGCAGTGTAA
- a CDS encoding methyltransferase RsmF C-terminal domain-like protein gives MTKDNSQQYQAAQSSCSFNSDGQEVRGIEEVEKRLPHAFTDYTRSLFGDSLYHTFLKGLDEIAPVSIRLNPFKLAEGTHKVNPELNPQPIPWCKDGYWLETRPNFTFDPLLHAGVYYVQEASSMFLSHVLQHLVKQPVMALDLCAAPGGKTTCARASLPAGSFLFSNEPIGKRAQILAENVQKFGHDDVVVTNNYPRDYKKSKLGFDVIIADVPCSGEGMFRKDPQSIEEWSPQNVENCWQLQRSIIADIWDNLKPGGILIYSTCTFNAHEDEENIAWILNEYDAELLSVPTEEAWNITGSLIDNPLNDGRDFPVYRFLPGKTRGEGIFMAIIRKRGENDALNSKTTIDIDKAIAEGRKRLRILSYGVKEGIQKGKTIIPDHTLALSFSTDKSAYSTVEVDYQTAIAYLRHEAIVLTSEAPRGIVLLTYKGFLIGFAKNLGNRANNLYPQEWRIKSTHIPDEPLVLL, from the coding sequence ATGACAAAAGATAATAGCCAGCAATATCAGGCAGCACAATCTTCTTGTTCTTTTAATTCAGATGGGCAAGAAGTAAGGGGTATAGAAGAAGTTGAAAAAAGACTTCCTCATGCCTTCACAGATTATACTCGTAGTCTTTTTGGTGATAGCCTTTATCATACATTCCTAAAAGGGTTGGACGAAATAGCACCTGTGAGTATTCGTCTAAATCCCTTTAAGTTGGCAGAAGGCACTCATAAAGTTAATCCAGAGTTGAATCCTCAGCCTATTCCTTGGTGCAAGGATGGCTATTGGTTGGAAACAAGACCTAACTTTACGTTTGACCCACTACTCCATGCTGGAGTTTATTATGTGCAGGAAGCATCATCTATGTTTCTATCTCATGTTTTACAACACTTGGTAAAACAGCCTGTTATGGCACTCGATCTCTGTGCTGCTCCAGGCGGTAAAACAACTTGCGCACGTGCATCCTTACCTGCAGGATCCTTTCTTTTCTCTAACGAACCGATAGGAAAACGAGCACAAATATTGGCAGAGAATGTACAAAAGTTTGGTCATGATGATGTCGTTGTTACAAACAACTACCCTCGTGATTATAAAAAGTCAAAGCTTGGTTTTGATGTTATCATTGCCGATGTTCCTTGCTCTGGTGAAGGAATGTTCCGTAAAGACCCACAGTCAATAGAGGAATGGAGCCCACAGAATGTTGAGAATTGTTGGCAACTTCAGCGTAGTATTATTGCTGATATATGGGACAACTTAAAGCCAGGAGGTATTCTCATTTATTCTACTTGTACCTTTAATGCACATGAAGATGAAGAGAATATTGCATGGATTCTCAACGAATATGATGCAGAACTTCTCTCTGTACCTACAGAAGAGGCATGGAATATAACAGGATCACTCATTGATAACCCACTTAATGACGGTCGGGATTTCCCAGTCTACCGATTCCTTCCTGGTAAGACACGTGGTGAAGGAATCTTTATGGCTATCATTCGTAAGCGTGGAGAGAATGATGCGCTTAATAGTAAGACAACTATTGATATTGATAAAGCTATCGCCGAAGGTCGTAAACGTCTTCGCATTCTCTCGTATGGAGTAAAAGAAGGAATACAAAAAGGGAAGACAATTATTCCTGACCATACGTTGGCACTCTCCTTTTCTACTGATAAATCGGCTTATTCTACTGTAGAAGTTGATTACCAAACAGCTATTGCTTACCTTCGTCATGAGGCTATCGTACTGACTTCAGAAGCTCCACGTGGTATCGTACTGCTTACTTATAAAGGGTTTCTGATAGGCTTTGCAAAGAACCTCGGAAACCGTGCAAACAATCTTTATCCACAGGAATGGCGCATAAAGAGTACACATATACCAGACGAGCCTTTGGTTCTTTTATAA